A stretch of the Papaver somniferum cultivar HN1 chromosome 6, ASM357369v1, whole genome shotgun sequence genome encodes the following:
- the LOC113290806 gene encoding uncharacterized protein LOC113290806: MCPFQALYGYAPPHLFFPIPSSTYVAAVETYLQEINLMLQPLKEDLSKAQSKMKVFAYKKRSDRHFEVGDLVLLKLQPYGQTSVAVRKNFKLSAKYFGPFEVIQKVGDVAYKLKLTVGSRIHPVFHVSQLKKKIVLQTVSSPQLPLVDHAGQFVIEPVAVLDTRTTVRGTIQIPHVLVQWCNSDPSDLTWEDAAHIQAQFPDLILEDKDL, encoded by the coding sequence ATGTGTCCCTTTCAAGCCTTGTATGGCTATGCTCCTCCTCATCTGTTTTTTCCCATTCCTTCTTCTACATATGTTGCTGCTGTGGAAACCTACTTGCAGGAAATAAATCTTATGTTGCAACCATTGAAGGAAGACCTCTCCAAGGCACAGAGCAAGATGAAAGTTTTTGCATATAAGAAGAGGTCTGACAGACACTTTGAAGTGGGTGACTTAGTTTTATTGAAGCTCCAACCTTACGGGCAAACATCAGTTGCTGTCAGAAAAAATTTCAAGCTCTCTGCAAAATACTTTGGCCCATTTGAAGTCATTCAAAAAGTTGGAGATGTTGCCTATAAACTCAAGCTTACCGTGGGGTCTAGGATCCACCCAGTATTCCATGTATCTCAATTGAAAAAGAAGATTGTCTTGCAGACTGTTTCCTCACCTCAACTTCCACTAGTGGACCATGCAGGCCAGTTTGTCATTGAACCAGTTGCTGTTTTGGACACTAGAACTACTGTGAGAGGAACAATTCAAATTCCACATGTCTTGGTGCAGTGGTGTAATTCAGATCCATCAGATTTAACATGGGAGGATGCTGCACATATCCAAGCTCAGTTTCCAGAccttatccttgaggacaaggatctctAA
- the LOC113290807 gene encoding uncharacterized protein LOC113290807, whose amino-acid sequence MPMNVCDLMDPDGNWDMKIISKYIHLSFHDAFNSVTTNINTHDRIRWKSTTSDNLSTKSVYNFLTKLNFDKDEARFWKHLWNLNMLPKVNMFYWKVVSRRLALGSNMYKYVKDSDPYCLLCDNQDLEDEMHLFVHCNFYLNNIYCFNGNSDSMHWFKSWMNNRNLTSKHNLISFIIWSIWKFRNSAHFDNKVPNIHKLIDSIRTSYPKFNSSRDSKASQIQDKARMLTRNNHMHRKEDYDWFIMFDASFIEDDYTMGYAISIMDNAGVRKQCRAGCGWASCPLEAEAKAGIEAIRWMKELKLQNCCMINDCQILMKILKGEEDSEAQPWRSQNSICRCKFLL is encoded by the coding sequence ATGCCTATGAATGTTTGTGATTTGATGGATCCTGATGGAAACTGGGATATGAAAATTATCAGTAAATATATCCACTTGTCTTTCCATGATGCTTTCAATTCTGTAACCACTAACATCAATACGCATGATAGAATTAGATGGAAATCTACCACTTCTGACAATCTTAGTACTAAATCGGTTTACAATTTCCTGACTAAGTTGAATTTTGATAAGGATGAAGCCAGATTTTGGAAACATTTATGGAATTTAAATATGCTACCTAAAGTTAATATGTTCTACTGGAAAGTTGTCTCCCGTCGTTTGGCTCTTGGGAGTAATATGTATAAATATGTGAAAGATTCTGATCCTTATTGTCTGTTGTGTGATAATCAGGACTTAGAAGATGAAATGCATCTGTTTGTTCATTGTAATTTTTATCTCAATAACATATACTGTTTCAATGGAAATTCCGATAGCATGCATTGGTTTAAATCTTGGATGAATAATAGGAATCTAACTAGCAAGCATAATCtgatttcattcataatttggtCCATTTGGAAGTTTAGAAATAGTGCCCATTTTGATAATAAAGTGCCTAATATTCATAAGCTAATTGACAGCATAAGAACATCCTACCCGAAATTCAATTCTAGTAGAGATAGTAAAGCCAGTCAGATTCAGGATAAAGCTAGGATGCTTACTAGAAATAATCATATGCACAGAAAGGAAGATTATGATTGGTTTATTATGTTTGATGCCTCCTTTATTGAAGATGATTACACAATGGGAtatgctatctcaatcatggatAATGCAGGAGTTAGGAAGCAATGTCGTGCAGGGTGCGGCTGGGCTTCCTGCCCCTTAGAAGCTGAAGCAAAAGCTGGAATTGAGGCCATCAGATGGATGAAGGAATTAAAGCTCCAAAATTGCTGCATGATTAATGACTGCCAAATTTTAATGAAGATTCTGAAaggagaagaagattctgaagcCCAACCCTGGAGGTCTCAAAATAGCATCTGTCGATGCAAATTTCTCTTGTAA